The proteins below are encoded in one region of Belonocnema kinseyi isolate 2016_QV_RU_SX_M_011 chromosome 1, B_treatae_v1, whole genome shotgun sequence:
- the LOC117167728 gene encoding small integral membrane protein 14, producing the protein MDDEGFDPCECMWNHDMAMQRLLSILRQTQAYCTDNECLSVSRLPGPSSTPSNNFFMMFLMFGMFILMYALRPRSLRSKNKEDMKAKRNQPDSNDDPPTPPPTVN; encoded by the exons ATGGACGACGAGGGTTTTGATCCATGCGAATGCATGTGGAATCACGACATGGCAATGCAGCGTCTTTTGTCCATT TTGCGGCAAACACAGGCTTACTGTACTGACAATGAGTGTCTCTCCGTCTCAAGGT tgccAGGACCATCATCCACTCCAAGCAACAACTTTTTCATGATGTTTTTGATGTTCGGGATGTTCATTCTTATGTATGCTCTTAGGCCAAGGTCCCTCAGATCAAAAAATAAGGAAGACATGAAAGCTAAACGTAACCAGCCC gaTTCGAATGATGATCCTCCAACACCTCCACCAACTGTCAACTGA